Part of the Caulifigura coniformis genome, GGCATGCACGCGGGAGCGAGGCGCCGTGGCGATCACCCGGTCGTTCTCATCGCAGACGTCGAAGACTTCTTCGGAAACGGCCATAGGGGCGAACTTAGTCGGTCGTGCCGGGACCGTCTATCGCCACTTGGTCCCCCTTTCGCGTTCTGTTACAGTCGCGCTTCAATTTCCAGCCGGTCGGAGTTCTGTCTCCGCCGAAATTCAATCTGCGTGGACAATGCCCCGTCCCAAGCTGCAAGCATCGATTTCCGAATCCGGTCGCCTGACCGGCCGGATCCTCATCGCCGACGACAACCTGCAGAATCGTGAGCTGCTCGAGGCGTATCTCGCCGACGAGGGGCACGAGATCCTGATGGCGGCCGACGGTCGTCAGACGGTCGACGTCGCCACGGAATCGCAGCCGGACCTGATCCTGCTGGACATCATGATGCCCAAGCTGAGCGGGTATGAGGTCTGCGAGAAGCTGAAGGTGGACGAGCGGACGAAGAACATCCCGATCCTGATGGTGACGGCGCTGCGCGACATGGCGGATATCGAGAAAGCCGTGGCCGCCGGGGCGGACGATTTTCTCTCCAAGCCGGTCCACAGGATCGAGCTGAAGACTCGCGTGAAGTCGCTCCTGCGCGTCCGCCATCTCACGAGCGAACGCGATCGGCTGCTCGCGTACCTGTCCGAGGTCGAGAAGTCGGAAACGAACTGACTTTGTGGCTTCCGTGCGCCAGGCTTCGTCCCAGGTCCGCCAT contains:
- a CDS encoding response regulator, translated to MPRPKLQASISESGRLTGRILIADDNLQNRELLEAYLADEGHEILMAADGRQTVDVATESQPDLILLDIMMPKLSGYEVCEKLKVDERTKNIPILMVTALRDMADIEKAVAAGADDFLSKPVHRIELKTRVKSLLRVRHLTSERDRLLAYLSEVEKSETN